A single region of the Plantactinospora soyae genome encodes:
- a CDS encoding DinB family protein — MIDDFAKEYLHSDLREIREAMLWKLDGLSEYDIRRPLTLTGTNLLGLVKHLSLSESRYFGEVFDRPFPEPLPRWDDLGARGADTWVTERETRQEIIDRYRRVSEHSDATITALDIDSPGHVPWWPRPDVKMFNILVHVLTETSRHAGHADILREQLDGSTGTAAGYAKPQREPEFWEARRATIERAAKAAVTMPSETVRDS, encoded by the coding sequence GTGATCGATGACTTCGCGAAAGAGTACCTGCACAGCGATCTACGTGAGATTCGTGAGGCGATGCTCTGGAAGCTCGACGGGCTGTCCGAGTACGACATCCGCCGCCCCCTGACCTTGACCGGTACCAACCTTCTCGGCCTGGTCAAGCACCTGTCGCTGTCGGAGTCCAGGTACTTCGGTGAGGTCTTCGATCGGCCGTTTCCCGAACCCCTGCCCCGTTGGGACGATCTCGGGGCGCGCGGGGCCGACACGTGGGTGACCGAGCGCGAAACGCGTCAGGAGATCATCGACCGGTACCGTCGTGTTTCGGAGCATTCGGACGCGACGATCACCGCCCTGGACATCGACTCTCCGGGCCACGTGCCCTGGTGGCCACGCCCCGACGTGAAGATGTTCAACATCCTGGTCCACGTGCTCACCGAGACGAGCCGGCACGCCGGACACGCCGACATCCTGCGCGAGCAGCTCGACGGCTCGACGGGGACAGCAGCCGGCTACGCGAAGCCGCAGCGCGAACCGGAATTCTGGGAAGCCCGGCGCGCGACGATCGAGCGGGCTGCCAAAGCAGCCGTCACCATGCCGTCCGAGACAGTACGCGACTCATGA
- a CDS encoding helix-turn-helix transcriptional regulator has product MLIERDSELETADRLLSRAAGGQGAVLLVEGPPGIGKTALLAEIRSRAAKGGFRLLAALGGELEQDVPFGMVRQLLEPPLRAAGPEVRADLLSGAASLATVVFGMDPGGEGGAGPGGVEHGLYWLCCNLADRPLLLSIDDAQWSDEASMRFISHLGRRLGDIPALLILASRSRRGGDDPIGRALTGLNPTLVELSPISDEAISRLVHAELGPDADDEFCRACARASGGNPFLLIEALTSLRDSGVRPQAAQARRVENLQPDTISRAVLTRLARLGPTAVRVARAVAVLGPAATPRRVAKLARLPVHEVAQLAEALAREAILEPGRPMRFIHPLVRTAVYRDSTEMLRAADHKRAALVLRDDGADPDELAAHLLLAEPEADQWVSQALRAAANGAMARNAPEPAVAFLNRALAEPVAPPQRLAVHAELGQALGMANRPEEAAVVLRQAIDLAPTSQGRVELAMQLGWLMLHTGRSRAAVEAMELARLSINGDHLELPLQLQAALAMVDIITIKPPKTWTARLDPLVPSLSGERDVERLILSVVAFGAAVSGDRPAAEAARLARRSAAGPLLFRDRWILINMASAALAVADHLPESLELLDRGIDDAGRLGNAAEFRYLAVLRSHTAFYAGNLIDAEGDGRAALELQEDTRPQDLPLAAAVLVDALVARGAIEEAQRVVTDNHLDDDQSMTTLIAHFVLLARGRLRLAQGRYAEAAADLRECGRMLTEGGYGNPNFAHWRTAAALAHQALGQTTLAAELAAEDLELSRRFGATSAVARALRVGALIEPGRHALTELEEAASLLDGSPAVLERAHALVDHGAALRRAGYRTGAVAPLRQGLDLADRCAATPLAARAREELTAAGARPRRARLTGREALTTGELRVARLARRGATNREIAQGLFVSMRTVEIHLTSTYRKLAISNRQQLGDALPEEPEGDSG; this is encoded by the coding sequence GTGCTGATCGAACGGGATAGCGAACTGGAGACGGCGGATCGGCTGCTGAGCCGGGCCGCCGGCGGGCAGGGTGCCGTTCTGCTCGTGGAGGGTCCGCCCGGCATCGGCAAGACAGCGCTGCTGGCCGAGATCCGGTCCCGAGCGGCAAAGGGCGGATTCCGGCTGTTGGCCGCGCTCGGCGGTGAGTTGGAACAGGACGTACCGTTCGGAATGGTGCGGCAGTTGCTGGAGCCGCCGCTGCGGGCCGCCGGTCCGGAGGTACGCGCCGACCTGCTGTCCGGCGCGGCCAGCCTCGCCACCGTGGTGTTCGGGATGGACCCCGGCGGCGAGGGCGGGGCCGGCCCGGGCGGTGTGGAGCACGGGCTCTACTGGCTGTGCTGCAACCTCGCCGACCGGCCGCTGCTGCTCAGCATCGACGACGCGCAGTGGTCCGATGAGGCGTCCATGCGCTTCATCTCGCACCTGGGCCGGCGGCTCGGCGACATCCCCGCCCTGCTGATCCTCGCGAGCCGTTCCCGTCGCGGCGGCGATGATCCGATCGGCCGCGCCCTGACCGGGTTGAATCCGACACTTGTCGAGTTGTCCCCGATCAGCGATGAGGCGATCAGTCGACTGGTGCACGCCGAGTTGGGGCCCGATGCCGACGACGAGTTCTGCCGGGCCTGTGCCCGGGCCAGCGGCGGCAACCCGTTCCTGCTGATCGAGGCGCTGACCAGTCTGCGCGACAGCGGAGTACGCCCGCAGGCGGCGCAGGCCCGGCGAGTCGAGAACCTCCAGCCCGACACCATCAGCCGGGCGGTGCTGACCCGGCTCGCCCGGCTCGGCCCCACCGCGGTCCGGGTGGCCCGCGCGGTTGCCGTGCTCGGCCCCGCAGCCACGCCTCGGCGGGTGGCCAAGCTGGCCAGGCTGCCGGTGCACGAGGTGGCGCAGCTGGCGGAGGCGCTGGCACGTGAGGCGATCCTGGAGCCGGGTCGGCCGATGCGGTTCATACATCCGCTGGTACGCACCGCCGTATACCGCGACTCCACCGAAATGCTGCGCGCCGCCGACCACAAACGGGCCGCGCTGGTCCTGCGCGACGACGGAGCCGACCCCGACGAACTGGCCGCCCACCTGTTGCTCGCCGAGCCCGAGGCGGACCAGTGGGTGAGCCAGGCGCTGCGGGCCGCCGCCAACGGCGCGATGGCCCGCAATGCGCCCGAGCCCGCGGTGGCGTTCCTGAACAGGGCGTTGGCCGAGCCCGTCGCGCCGCCGCAGCGGCTGGCGGTCCACGCCGAACTGGGCCAGGCCCTCGGCATGGCCAACCGACCCGAGGAGGCGGCGGTCGTACTCCGCCAGGCGATCGACCTCGCCCCGACCTCGCAGGGGCGGGTGGAGCTGGCGATGCAGCTGGGCTGGCTGATGCTGCACACCGGACGCAGCCGGGCAGCCGTCGAGGCGATGGAACTCGCCCGCCTGTCGATCAACGGGGACCACCTTGAACTACCGCTCCAGCTACAGGCGGCCCTCGCCATGGTCGACATCATCACGATCAAGCCCCCGAAGACGTGGACCGCACGGCTCGACCCGCTGGTGCCGTCGCTGTCCGGCGAACGCGACGTCGAACGGCTGATCCTGTCCGTCGTGGCCTTCGGCGCGGCGGTGAGCGGCGACCGCCCCGCCGCCGAGGCCGCCCGGCTCGCCCGCCGGTCTGCGGCCGGGCCGCTCCTGTTCCGCGACAGGTGGATCCTCATCAACATGGCCAGCGCGGCGCTCGCCGTCGCCGACCACCTGCCCGAGTCCCTGGAACTGCTCGACCGTGGCATCGACGACGCGGGCCGGCTCGGAAACGCGGCCGAGTTCCGCTACCTCGCGGTACTGCGATCGCACACCGCCTTCTACGCCGGAAACCTGATCGACGCCGAGGGCGACGGGCGGGCCGCGCTCGAACTACAGGAAGACACCCGCCCCCAGGACCTCCCACTCGCCGCAGCCGTACTCGTCGACGCGTTGGTCGCCCGTGGCGCCATCGAGGAAGCCCAACGCGTGGTCACCGACAACCATCTGGACGACGACCAGTCGATGACCACACTCATCGCACACTTCGTCCTGCTGGCCCGCGGCCGGCTACGACTGGCCCAGGGCAGGTACGCCGAGGCAGCCGCAGACCTGCGGGAGTGCGGCCGGATGCTGACCGAGGGCGGGTACGGCAACCCCAACTTCGCACACTGGCGTACGGCAGCGGCACTGGCGCATCAAGCGCTCGGCCAGACCACCCTCGCCGCCGAACTGGCTGCGGAGGACCTGGAGCTGTCCCGACGCTTCGGCGCAACCAGTGCGGTGGCAAGAGCCCTGCGGGTCGGTGCGCTCATCGAACCGGGCCGGCACGCGCTGACCGAGCTGGAAGAGGCGGCGTCACTACTGGACGGCTCACCCGCAGTTCTGGAGCGGGCCCACGCGCTGGTCGACCACGGTGCCGCCCTGCGCCGCGCCGGTTACCGAACCGGTGCCGTGGCACCCCTACGGCAGGGCCTCGACCTGGCGGACCGGTGCGCGGCCACCCCACTCGCCGCCCGGGCGCGCGAGGAACTCACCGCAGCCGGAGCCCGACCACGCCGGGCCCGCCTCACCGGCCGCGAAGCGCTGACCACCGGCGAACTGCGGGTGGCACGCCTGGCCAGGAGGGGCGCCACCAACCGGGAGATCGCGCAGGGGCTGTTCGTCTCCATGCGTACCGTCGAGATCCACCTCACCAGCACGTACCGCAAGCTGGCCATCTCCAACCGGCAACAGCTGGGCGACGCCCTACCGGAAGAACCGGAGGGCGACTCCGGATGA